A region from the Clavibacter sp. A6099 genome encodes:
- a CDS encoding cryptochrome/photolyase family protein: MERTRWILADQLGDHFDDGGPMLLIESRGLLARRPYHRAKAHLILSGIRHRARALGDRVEFHQVDHYREVVDGRDDLEVIDPSSRGLRRLVAEIGAEVLPSRGFVTSEQEFAEWMAGRTSNRLVMEDFYRWSRARTGILMDGDDPVGGRWNYDHDNRERPPKGATSLGLPEPWWPEEDDIDAEVRADLDEWERKGIVRFVGEDGPRRFAVTPEEGRLALDDFVASRLNDFGPFEDASLAGDWTMAHSLLSATMNMGVLDPADVIERITAEHAAGRAPIQSVEGIVRQIMGWRDYVWHLYWAFEDDYTSQNRLDAHRGVPTALQELDASGIEAACLSHVVDKVRTHGWAHHIERLMILGNLALQRGYDPAAMNDWFIDSFVDGTPWVMPANVVGMALHADGGRMATKPYAGGGAYIDRMSDHCGGCPFDPKVRVGPTACPYTAGYWWFLDRNRERLRGNARMAQPLAGLGRLKDLPELVAQEDARRSL; encoded by the coding sequence ATGGAGCGCACGCGATGGATCCTCGCCGACCAGCTGGGCGACCACTTCGACGACGGCGGGCCGATGCTGCTCATCGAGTCGCGGGGCCTGCTCGCCCGGCGGCCGTACCACCGCGCGAAGGCGCACCTCATCCTGTCGGGCATCCGGCACCGCGCCCGGGCGCTGGGCGACCGCGTCGAGTTCCACCAGGTGGACCACTACCGCGAGGTCGTCGATGGTCGGGACGACCTCGAGGTCATCGACCCCAGCTCCCGCGGGCTGCGGCGCCTCGTGGCGGAGATCGGGGCGGAGGTCCTGCCGAGCCGCGGCTTCGTCACGAGCGAGCAGGAGTTCGCGGAGTGGATGGCGGGCCGCACCTCGAACCGGCTCGTCATGGAGGACTTCTACCGGTGGTCGCGCGCCCGAACGGGCATCCTCATGGACGGCGACGACCCGGTCGGCGGCCGCTGGAACTACGACCACGACAACCGCGAGCGCCCGCCGAAGGGCGCGACGAGCCTCGGCCTGCCCGAGCCGTGGTGGCCCGAGGAGGACGACATCGACGCCGAGGTCCGCGCCGACCTCGACGAGTGGGAGCGGAAGGGAATCGTGCGCTTCGTCGGCGAGGACGGACCGCGGCGCTTCGCCGTCACGCCGGAGGAGGGCCGCCTCGCGCTCGACGACTTCGTGGCGAGCCGCCTCAACGACTTCGGCCCGTTCGAGGACGCGTCGCTCGCGGGCGACTGGACCATGGCGCACTCGCTCCTGAGCGCCACCATGAACATGGGCGTGCTGGATCCGGCGGACGTCATCGAGCGCATCACGGCCGAGCACGCGGCCGGGCGTGCGCCCATCCAGAGCGTCGAGGGCATCGTGCGGCAGATCATGGGCTGGCGCGACTACGTGTGGCACCTCTACTGGGCCTTCGAGGACGACTACACCTCGCAGAACCGGCTCGACGCGCACCGCGGCGTGCCGACCGCGCTGCAGGAGCTCGACGCCTCCGGCATCGAGGCCGCCTGCCTCTCCCACGTCGTCGACAAGGTGCGCACGCACGGCTGGGCGCATCACATCGAGCGGCTGATGATCCTCGGCAACCTCGCGCTCCAGCGCGGCTACGACCCCGCCGCCATGAACGACTGGTTCATCGACTCCTTCGTCGACGGCACGCCGTGGGTCATGCCGGCGAACGTGGTCGGCATGGCGCTGCACGCGGACGGCGGGCGCATGGCGACCAAGCCGTACGCGGGAGGCGGCGCGTACATCGACCGGATGTCGGACCACTGCGGCGGCTGCCCGTTCGACCCGAAGGTGCGCGTCGGCCCCACCGCCTGCCCGTACACGGCGGGCTACTGGTGGTTCCTCGACCGCAACCGGGAGCGGCTCCGCGGCAACGCGCGCATGGCCCAGCCGCTCGCGGGGCTGGGGCGGCTGAAGGACCTCCCCGAGCTGGTGGCGCAGGAGGACGCCCGGCGGTCGCTGTGA
- the murI gene encoding glutamate racemase has product MSDAPIGIFDSGVGGLTVARAVATLLPRESIIYIGDTAHTPYGDKPIADVRRYALAVLDDLVERGVKMLVIACNTASAAMLRDARERYDIPVVEVIQPAVRTAVSVTRNHRVGVIATHATVTSRAYDDAFAAAPHLELTSAEAPLFVGFVERGETSGPELMAAAEGYLAPLRAAGIDTLVLGCTHYPFLEGAISLLMGPDVTLVSSDTETAKDVYRELVSAGLERRSDAPPVIRYEATGGSASDFETLAHRMLGSGVTHVELVETGAITLPRRPRSDAATPPDAGGTASTPDPS; this is encoded by the coding sequence ATGAGCGACGCGCCGATCGGGATCTTCGACTCCGGCGTCGGCGGCCTCACCGTGGCCCGCGCGGTCGCGACCCTGCTGCCGCGCGAGTCGATCATCTACATCGGCGACACCGCGCACACGCCCTACGGCGACAAGCCCATCGCGGACGTCCGGCGCTACGCGCTCGCGGTCCTCGACGACCTCGTCGAGCGCGGCGTGAAGATGCTCGTCATCGCGTGCAACACGGCGTCGGCGGCCATGCTCCGCGACGCCCGCGAGCGCTACGACATCCCCGTGGTCGAGGTGATCCAGCCCGCCGTGCGCACGGCCGTCAGCGTCACCCGCAACCACCGCGTCGGCGTGATCGCGACGCACGCCACCGTCACGAGCCGCGCCTACGACGACGCCTTCGCCGCCGCGCCGCACCTGGAGCTGACGAGCGCCGAGGCGCCGCTCTTCGTCGGCTTCGTGGAGCGCGGTGAGACCTCGGGGCCCGAGCTGATGGCGGCCGCCGAGGGCTACCTCGCGCCGCTGCGCGCGGCGGGCATCGACACGCTCGTGCTCGGCTGCACCCACTACCCGTTCCTCGAGGGCGCGATCTCGCTGCTCATGGGACCCGACGTCACCCTCGTCTCGAGCGACACCGAGACCGCCAAGGACGTCTACCGCGAGCTGGTGTCCGCTGGCCTCGAGCGGCGGTCCGACGCGCCGCCCGTGATCCGGTACGAGGCCACCGGCGGCAGCGCCTCCGACTTCGAGACGCTCGCGCACCGCATGCTCGGCTCGGGCGTGACGCACGTCGAGCTCGTCGAGACCGGCGCCATCACCCTTCCCCGCCGGCCGCGATCGGATGCGGCGACGCCTCCGGACGCGGGCGGCACCGCATCCACCCCCGACCCGAGCTGA
- the rph gene encoding ribonuclease PH, with translation MTDDTPRHDGRTADQLREITIERNWSEQAEGSALISFGRTRVLCTASFTNRVPRWKAGSGQGWVTAEYAMLPRATNERMDREAVKGKVGGRTHEISRLIGRSLRAVVDMKALGENTIVIDCDVLQADGGTRTAAITGAYVALADALEWGRERKFIAQRATPLKDSVAAVSVGIVDGKPLLDLAYVEDVRAETDMNVVMTGSGSFVEVQGTAEGAPFDRAELDALLDLALGGGTTLTALQAQALGR, from the coding sequence ATGACCGACGACACCCCCCGCCACGACGGCCGCACCGCCGACCAGCTGCGCGAGATCACCATCGAGCGGAACTGGAGCGAGCAGGCCGAGGGATCCGCCCTCATCTCCTTCGGACGCACGCGCGTCCTCTGCACCGCGTCCTTCACGAACCGCGTGCCGCGCTGGAAGGCCGGCAGCGGCCAGGGCTGGGTCACCGCCGAGTACGCGATGCTCCCGCGGGCCACGAACGAGCGCATGGACCGCGAGGCCGTCAAGGGCAAGGTCGGCGGCCGCACGCACGAGATCTCGCGTCTCATCGGCCGCAGCCTCCGGGCCGTCGTCGACATGAAGGCGCTCGGCGAGAACACGATCGTCATCGACTGCGACGTGCTGCAGGCCGACGGCGGCACGCGCACCGCGGCCATCACGGGCGCCTACGTCGCCCTCGCCGACGCGCTCGAGTGGGGCCGCGAGCGGAAGTTCATCGCGCAGCGCGCCACGCCGCTGAAGGACAGCGTCGCCGCGGTCTCCGTCGGCATCGTCGACGGGAAGCCGCTGCTCGACCTCGCCTACGTCGAGGACGTGCGCGCCGAGACCGACATGAACGTCGTCATGACGGGCAGCGGATCGTTCGTGGAGGTCCAGGGTACCGCCGAGGGCGCGCCCTTCGACCGCGCCGAGCTCGACGCCCTGCTCGACCTCGCGCTCGGCGGCGGCACCACGCTCACCGCGCTGCAGGCGCAGGCTCTCGGCCGCTGA
- a CDS encoding non-canonical purine NTP pyrophosphatase, translating to MNPLVLATHNAHKVEELRRILGARLDGIDLIAYDGPEPVEDGTTFEANALIKARAAALHTGRAALADDSGIGVDILGGSPGIFSARWAGPARDSRANLELLLWQLGDVPDEHRGARFTCAAALVVPTADGLVERTALGVWEGSVLREVSGEGGFGYDPIFRPATGGASAAALSADEKNRVSHRALAFEAIMPVVRHELLGEG from the coding sequence GTGAACCCGCTCGTCCTCGCCACGCACAACGCCCACAAGGTCGAGGAGCTCCGCCGCATCCTCGGCGCCCGCCTCGACGGGATCGACCTGATCGCCTACGACGGCCCCGAGCCCGTTGAGGACGGCACGACCTTCGAGGCGAACGCGCTCATCAAGGCACGTGCCGCCGCGCTGCACACGGGCCGGGCCGCGCTGGCGGACGACTCGGGGATCGGCGTCGACATCCTGGGCGGATCGCCGGGCATCTTCTCCGCGCGTTGGGCAGGACCTGCGCGCGACAGCCGCGCGAACCTCGAGCTCCTGCTCTGGCAGCTGGGGGACGTGCCGGACGAGCACCGCGGCGCCCGCTTCACGTGCGCCGCGGCCCTGGTCGTCCCCACCGCCGACGGTCTCGTCGAGCGCACCGCCCTCGGCGTGTGGGAGGGATCCGTGCTCCGCGAGGTGTCGGGGGAGGGCGGCTTCGGCTACGACCCGATCTTCCGCCCCGCCACCGGCGGAGCGAGCGCCGCGGCCCTCAGCGCCGACGAGAAGAACCGGGTCAGCCACCGCGCGCTCGCGTTCGAGGCGATCATGCCCGTGGTCCGTCACGAGCTCCTCGGCGAGGGCTGA
- a CDS encoding cation diffusion facilitator family transporter: MGSGSHDHGASTTDRRRLVIAIAITATILVVEVAGALVSGSLALLADAGHMTSDLLGLGIALVATIVAARPATDRHTFGFQRGEVLGALVNGLILAGVAVYVAVQGVGRLLAPEGPVVDPGIMLLAAVIGLVANVASLLVLRGGAGRSINMRGAYLEVLGDAFGSVATIAAGVVIAVTGFGRADAIASLVIAALIVPRAAVLLRDVVRVLNESTPVGTEPETIRAHLLETPGVTAVHDVHVWAITSGSPVFTAHVVVEQEVFREGRTGELLDLLSGCLDDHFDVEHSTFQLEPEEHAGHEHRHHV, translated from the coding sequence ATGGGCTCCGGATCGCACGACCACGGCGCGTCCACGACCGACCGTCGTCGCCTCGTCATCGCCATCGCCATCACCGCGACGATCCTCGTGGTCGAGGTCGCCGGGGCGCTCGTCTCCGGGTCCCTGGCGCTCCTCGCCGACGCGGGTCACATGACCAGCGACCTGCTCGGCCTCGGCATCGCCCTGGTCGCCACGATCGTCGCCGCGCGTCCCGCGACCGACCGGCACACCTTCGGCTTCCAGCGCGGCGAGGTGCTCGGCGCCCTCGTGAACGGCCTCATCCTCGCGGGCGTCGCCGTCTACGTCGCGGTGCAGGGTGTCGGGCGCCTGCTCGCGCCGGAGGGCCCCGTGGTGGATCCGGGGATCATGCTGCTCGCCGCCGTCATCGGCCTGGTCGCCAACGTGGCGTCGCTCCTGGTGCTCCGCGGGGGAGCGGGGCGCTCGATCAACATGCGCGGCGCCTACCTCGAGGTGCTCGGCGACGCATTCGGATCGGTCGCCACCATCGCCGCGGGCGTCGTCATCGCGGTCACCGGCTTCGGCCGCGCGGACGCCATCGCGTCGCTCGTCATCGCCGCGCTCATCGTGCCGCGGGCAGCCGTGCTGCTGCGTGACGTGGTGCGCGTCCTGAACGAGTCCACGCCCGTGGGCACCGAGCCCGAGACGATCCGCGCCCACCTGCTGGAGACCCCCGGCGTCACCGCGGTGCACGACGTGCACGTGTGGGCCATCACCTCGGGGTCGCCCGTCTTCACGGCCCACGTCGTCGTGGAGCAGGAGGTCTTCCGGGAGGGTCGCACCGGCGAGCTGCTCGACCTGCTGTCGGGCTGCCTCGACGACCACTTCGACGTC